A section of the Rhodothermus profundi genome encodes:
- a CDS encoding leucyl aminopeptidase, producing MKVSVTTIPLNELDIDLLLVPVAEGAAEATLNALSEQFGEIVLRAAADFTGAPDELIWLYPESGRARRLALLGMGPAERIDLERLRRMAACGAELARDRKVATAAIVRPRTAIDPEPASQALVEGFMLAAYRFTRYKTDAGELRDIERLVIHETSEDEKASRRGAERGRIIAECVMTARDLVNLSPDEKTPTKFARLIEQSAKKYGYEADVWDKALIEEEGMGGLLAVNRGSPEPPTFTVLTWHPENALNERPVVLVGKGVVFDTGGLSLKPTKDSMDYMKSDMAGAAAVVGTMEALARLKIPLYVVGLIPATDNRPGENAYVPGEVIRMHSGKTVEVLNTDAEGRLILADALSYARTYRPILVIDLATLTGAQVVALGTEAAAVMTNSMEGAEERLQAMVAAGERSGDRVHPLPMYEEYAKLLESDVADLKNIGGREAGSITAAKFLEHFVSYPWIHIDMAGPAFLKEPKPYRPKGGTGFGVRLLVEFLRDYASPRRFSS from the coding sequence ATGAAAGTCTCGGTCACTACCATCCCGCTGAATGAGCTGGATATTGATCTGCTCCTGGTACCGGTAGCGGAAGGGGCTGCCGAGGCAACCCTGAACGCCCTGAGCGAGCAGTTTGGCGAGATCGTTCTGCGCGCTGCAGCCGACTTTACCGGCGCGCCGGATGAACTCATCTGGTTGTATCCAGAAAGCGGTCGGGCTCGACGGTTGGCGTTGCTGGGTATGGGACCGGCGGAACGCATCGATTTAGAACGGTTGCGTCGCATGGCGGCCTGCGGTGCTGAACTGGCTCGGGATCGCAAGGTAGCCACGGCTGCTATCGTGCGGCCTCGCACAGCTATTGATCCTGAGCCGGCCAGTCAGGCGCTGGTAGAGGGATTCATGCTGGCTGCCTATCGCTTTACGCGGTACAAGACGGATGCAGGGGAGCTGCGTGATATTGAGCGGCTTGTCATTCACGAAACCAGTGAGGATGAGAAAGCTAGCCGTCGAGGGGCTGAGCGCGGCCGCATCATAGCCGAGTGTGTAATGACGGCGCGCGATCTGGTCAATTTATCCCCTGACGAAAAGACCCCGACCAAGTTTGCGCGTCTTATTGAACAGTCGGCTAAAAAGTATGGCTATGAGGCCGACGTGTGGGACAAGGCTCTGATCGAAGAGGAAGGAATGGGGGGCCTGCTGGCTGTCAACCGGGGTAGCCCGGAACCGCCCACGTTTACGGTGCTGACCTGGCATCCAGAAAACGCCCTGAATGAGCGGCCGGTAGTGCTGGTAGGCAAGGGCGTGGTCTTTGACACAGGCGGACTGTCGCTCAAGCCAACCAAGGACAGCATGGATTATATGAAGTCGGACATGGCTGGGGCGGCGGCCGTCGTGGGGACTATGGAAGCGCTGGCCCGCCTGAAGATTCCGCTGTACGTAGTCGGTTTGATTCCTGCCACAGATAATCGGCCTGGCGAAAACGCCTATGTCCCCGGCGAGGTGATCCGCATGCATTCAGGGAAGACGGTTGAGGTGCTCAACACGGATGCCGAGGGACGGCTGATTCTGGCCGATGCGCTTTCCTATGCGCGCACGTACCGTCCGATCCTCGTGATTGATCTGGCCACGCTGACGGGCGCGCAGGTCGTTGCACTGGGAACGGAGGCGGCCGCTGTGATGACCAACAGCATGGAGGGAGCGGAAGAGCGGTTGCAGGCAATGGTGGCTGCCGGGGAGCGCAGTGGGGATCGCGTCCATCCATTGCCGATGTATGAGGAGTATGCCAAGCTGCTGGAAAGTGATGTGGCGGACCTGAAGAATATTGGAGGACGCGAGGCGGGTTCTATTACGGCCGCTAAATTCCTGGAGCATTTCGTGAGCTATCCCTGGATTCACATTGATATGGCGGGTCCGGCCTTCTTGAAGGAGCCGAAACCGTATCGGCCCAAGGGCGGTACGGGCTTTGGCGTTCGGCTATTGGTTGAGTTCTTGCGTGACTACGCTTCGCCTCGTCGCTTTTCAAGCTGA
- a CDS encoding DHH family phosphoesterase — translation MSTRRAILHCFRKHQRFVLTTHIRPDGDALGSQLALGRLLQKLGREVYLINSDPPPSNLTWMPGIHQIEVFTGTLAQRERIDRADVICVLDTNALDRLGNLASAVEASRARKLLIDHHTAPENWFDLQYVRDTASSTGELVYELVRAMDPDLIDRELATALYVAIMTDTGSFRFNTVTPAVHRIAADLLARGQLSTEAIHSAIFDTRTPESMRLLGLALRNLQLRYEGKVAYMVLARRMFNETGASTEDTEGFINYLLSIRGVRVALLFTEIEKGIKVSFRSKGDYHVNAWARAFGGGGHRNAAGAFVENTSLETLVDAVLAAAPRYVPQLEADASNRVSGTLSSEDASYLSALLNQKSQASSTAS, via the coding sequence ATGTCTACCCGCAGGGCCATTCTACATTGCTTCCGCAAGCATCAACGTTTTGTGCTGACCACGCACATCAGGCCTGATGGCGATGCCCTGGGCTCCCAATTGGCCCTGGGACGGTTGCTTCAGAAGCTGGGCCGTGAGGTGTATCTGATCAATAGCGATCCCCCTCCGTCTAATTTGACTTGGATGCCGGGCATCCATCAAATCGAGGTGTTTACTGGAACGCTTGCTCAGCGTGAACGCATTGACCGGGCCGATGTCATCTGCGTGCTCGATACAAATGCGCTGGATCGGTTGGGCAATCTCGCTTCGGCTGTGGAGGCCAGTCGGGCCCGTAAGCTGTTGATTGATCACCACACCGCTCCGGAAAACTGGTTCGATTTGCAATATGTGCGCGACACGGCCTCTTCAACAGGCGAACTGGTTTACGAGTTGGTGCGCGCGATGGATCCTGATCTAATTGACCGGGAGCTGGCTACGGCGTTGTATGTGGCGATCATGACCGACACCGGGTCGTTTCGCTTCAACACCGTAACGCCTGCGGTGCATCGCATTGCCGCCGATTTGTTGGCGCGCGGGCAGCTCAGCACGGAAGCCATTCACAGTGCCATCTTTGACACGCGCACGCCCGAAAGCATGCGTCTGTTGGGGTTGGCGCTGCGTAATTTGCAGCTACGCTATGAGGGGAAGGTGGCGTACATGGTGCTTGCTCGCCGTATGTTTAACGAGACCGGTGCCTCCACGGAGGACACGGAAGGATTTATCAATTATCTGCTGTCGATTCGTGGGGTGCGTGTGGCGTTGCTGTTTACGGAGATTGAAAAAGGCATCAAAGTAAGCTTTCGATCCAAAGGAGATTATCATGTGAACGCCTGGGCTCGGGCTTTTGGAGGCGGTGGACATCGCAACGCAGCGGGTGCCTTTGTAGAGAATACGTCGCTGGAGACTCTGGTGGATGCGGTGTTGGCAGCTGCGCCTCGTTATGTACCTCAGTTAGAGGCGGACGCCTCCAACAGGGTCTCGGGCACCCTTTCTTCGGAAGATGCGTCGTATCTTTCAGCACTCCTGAATCAGAAGTCGCAAGCATCCTCTACAGCGTCATGA